CTACAAGGCCGGTGCCCTGTCCGGTGCCCGTGAAAGTGCGGATACGCCGGGCATCTCACAATAAATCCGGGCCGCTTGTGTGAGCAGATGTTGTCCCGGTTGGGCTAACCGCCGCCCCTGGCCTATGCTGCAACCCATCGTTTTCGTTCCCGGTCGATTTCATGGGTCGCACCTTTGTCTACATCCTGCTGCTGATCGCCCTGCCCGCCAGCGCGCAGATCTACAAATACACCGACGCCAGCGGCAACACGGTCTACAGCGATCATGCGCCGGACGGCGTGAAGGCACAGCCGGTGGCGTTGCCGCCGCTCAACAGCGTCCAGCCTCAGGCTCCGAGTGCGCCGTCGTCAGACACGGCCAGCCGTGCGCCTGTGCGCAATGCCTATGAGGTGCTGGAACTGACCAGCCTGCCCACCGAAGAGGCTCTGCGCGCCAACAACGGCACGTTCACCGTCAGCGTGCAGATCAAGCCGCGACTGCAACCGCCACATCAATTGCGCCTGCTGCTGGACGACGCGCCTTACGGTCAACCGAGCAATGTGCCGATCCTGCAATTGGTGAACGTCGACCGGGGCGAGCATCGGCTGGCGGTTCAGGTGATCAATGGCGAGGCGATCATTCAGCAGAGTCCGGCAGTGGTTTTCACTGTGCAGCGGGTGCACAAGCCATGACTCGCGGATTGATCGCTGTGTGTCTGGCCCTGTTTGCGTTCGGCGCATCTGCCGAGGTCTTCACTTATGTCGATTCGCAGGGCAATCGGGTCTACACCGATCAACCGCGCGGCAATGCCAAGCGCGTGCCGCTGGCCACCAGCAACCGAATGGCTTCCAACCCGACCGGGGCGACGCCCATCACCACGGCTAAAAAATCACCGGAACAACCGCTGTTCCGCTACGACATGCTGCGGGTGCTGGTTCCCGAACCGGACGCCACCATTCGCAGCAGCGCCGGCGAATTGATCGTCAGCATCACCAGCGAACCGGGGCTGCAAAAAGGTCATCGCTATCGCCTGCTGCTGGACGGCCAGGCCACCGGCGAGCCCGGCCTTAGCCCGGTGTTCCCGCTGAGCAATATCGACCGCGGCAGTCATAACCTGTCGGTGGAGATTCTCGACGCACAGGATCGTATCGTCGAGCGCACCGCCAATCAGCCGTTCCACATGCAGCGCATCTCGCTGGCACAGAAACGCCAGGTCAAACCTTGCTCCACTGACGACTACGGCGTCCGCCCCGAATGCCCGCTGAAAGACAAACCCGTCGAACCGAAAAATCCCTTCCTGCGTTTCTTCTAACGCCGTTCAGCTTTGCGCACTATATTGGTGCAACAGTCTGCACCGTACCCACATTGCAACCCATTTTGGTTCGAAAGTACCCGACAGGGTCGGCGGATCGCCACGCAAACGAGCGTCAAACGCCCGTTTCAGGGGTCGAACGCTTCTTTTCGGAGCCTTGGTTTGGTTTTTGCATTTTCCTGATATCGGCGCTTGGTTCCTTGCGCACGCCTTGCTCCAAAAGAGGTCCTGATGACCATAAGCGACGCACTCCACCGTTTGCTGCTCGACAACCTGACCACCGCCACCATCTTGCTCGATGCCGAATTGCGCCTCGAGTACATGAACCCGGCGGCGGAGATGCTGCTGGCCATCAGCGGTCAGCGCAGCCATGGCCAGTTCATCAGCGAGCTGTTCACCGAGTCCACCGAGGCGCTCAATTCGTTGCGCCAGGCGGTGGAACAGGCGCACCCGTTCACCAAGCGCGAAGCGATGCTCACCGCCCTCACCGGCCAGACCCTGACCGTGGACTACGCGGTGACGCCGATCCTCAGCAACGGCGCGACCCTGCTGTTGCTGGAGGTTCACCCTCGCGACCGCCTGCTGCGGATCACCAAGGAGGAGGCGCAGCTGTCCAAGCAGGAAACCAGCAAGATGCTGGTGCGCGGCCTCGCCCACGAGATCAAGAACCCGCTGGGCGGTATTCGTGGCGCCGCGCAATTGCTGGCCCGGCAGCTGCCGGAAGACAGCCTGCGCGACTACACCAACGTGATCATTGAAGAGGCCGACCGCCTGCGCAATCTGGTCGACCGCATGCTCGGCTCGAACAAATTGCCGTCGCTGGCGTTGTGCAACGTCCACGAAGTGCTGGAGCGCGTCTGCCAACTGGTCGAGGCCGAAAGCCAGGGCTGCATCACGCTGGTGCGCGATTACGATCCGAGCATTCCCGACGTGTTGATTGACCGCGAGCAGATGATTCAGGCGGTGTTGAACATCGTCCGCAATGCGATGCAGGCAATCAGCAGCCAGAACGAGTTGCGCCTGGGCCGCATCAGCCTGCGTACCCGCGCGATGCGCCAGTTCACCATCGGCCATATCCGCCATCGCCTGGTGACCAAGATCGAGATCATCGACAACGGCCCGGGGATCCCGGCGGAACTCCAGGAAACCATTTTCTTTCCCATGGTCAGCGGCCGTCCGGACGGTACCGGGCTGGGCTTGGCCATTACCCAGAACATCATCAGCCAGCACCAGGGCCTGATCGAGTGTGACAGCCATCCAGGCCACACCACCTTCTCGATCTTTCTGCCACTGGAACAAGGAGCCACATCGACATGAGCCGTAGTGAAACCGTGTGGATCGTCGATGACGACCGTTCTATCCGTTGGGTCCTGGAAAAAGCCCTGCAACAGGAAGGCATGACCACCCAGAGCTTCGACAGTGCCGATGGCGTGATGAGCCGCCTGGCGCGCCAGCAGCCGGACGTGATCATCTCCGACATCCGCATGCCGGGTGCCAGCGGTCTGGACCTTCTGGCGCGGATTCGCGAGCAACACCCACGACTGCCGGTCATCATCATGACCGCTCACTCCGATCTGGACAGCGCTGTCGCCTCGTATCAGGGCGGCGCCTTCGAGTACCTGCCAAAACCGTTCGATGTCGACGAAGCGGTGTCGCTGGTCAAACGTGCCAATCAGCACGCCCAGGAACAACAGGGCCTGGAAGTCGCGCCGACCCTGACCCGCACCCCGGAAATCATCGGCGAAGCGCCGGCGATGCAGGAAGTGTTTCGCGCCATCGGGCGATTGAGCCACTCCAACATCACCGTGCTGATCAACGGCGAGTCGGGCACCGGTAAAGAACTGGTGGCTCACGCCCTGCACCGCCACAGCCCGCGTGCGGCCTCGCCGTTCATCGCGCTGAACATGGCGGCGATCCCGAAGGACTTGATGGAATCCGAGCTGTTCGGCCACGAGAAAGGCGCCTTCACCGGCGCGGCCAACCTGCGTCGCGGCCGTTTCGAACAGGCTGACGGCGGCACGCTGTTCCTCGATGAAATCGGCGACATGCCGGCAGACACCCAGACCCGACTGCTGCGGGTGCTGGCCGATGGCGAGTTCTATCGCGTTGGCGGGCACGTGCCGGTCAAGGTCGATGTACGGATCATCGCCGCGACTCACCAGAACCTGGAAACCCTCGTTCACGCCGGGAAATTCCGTGAGGACTTGTTCCACCGCCTCAACGTGATTCGCATCCACATCCCGCGCCTGTCGGACCGTCGCGAAGACATCCCGACCCTGGCCAAGCACTTCCTCAGCCGCGCCGCACAAGAGCTCGCAGTCGAGCCGAAGCTGCTGAAAAGCGAGACCGAGGAATACCTGAAAAACCTGCCATGGCCGGGCAACGTGCGTCAGCTGGAAAACACCTGTCGCTGGATCACGGTGATGGCGTCCGGGCGCGAGGTGCACATCAGCGACCTGCCGCCGGAACTGTTGAGCCTGCCGCAGGACTCGGCGCCGGTGACCAACTGGGAACAGGCCCTGCGTCAGTGGGCCGATCAGGCCTTGGCACGCGGTCAGTCGAGCCTGCTCGACAGCGCGGTGCCGGCGTTCGAGCGGATCATGATCGAGACCGCGCTGAAGCACACTGCCGGGCGTCGTCGTGACGCTGCGGTGCTGTTGGGCTGGGGCCGGAACACCCTGACCCGCAAGATCAAGGAACTGGGGATGAAGGTTGATGGCGGGGATGATGATGAGGGTGATGAAGGCTAAAACCTCGTTTGCTTGATTCTCTTGCTGGACTCACGATCCCTCCCCCTCACCCCAGCCCTCCCGAAACGTCGGACCGCCCCCAAGGGGGCGAGGGGAAAGGGAGCAGATCTCGGTTGAATTCAGACCTGAGTTCAACTCGATATTTCACGTCGGCGTAGCTTGAACAAACTTCTCGGTCAGTCCCCTCTCCCTCTGGGAGAGGGCTAGGGTGAGGGGGCAATTCCGGACCCGCCCACTAACCCCGCCACACCGCCGACCCGCCACGGGTGCACCACGACAAGGCACCAAGACCCGTAATCGCGCACAGCGCCACCCTTGCCTACTCCGTCGAATCCGCTGAAAAACCCAAATCCAGATTGCACAAAAGCCCCGTATTACGGGGCTTCCGTCATTGCTTCAGGCTTTTTTGTTTCAAAACGATAAAAACTGGCACGCCCCCTGCAATAACTCAGTCAGGTGATTCGTTTCACCAACCCTTTCGGGGGCCTTGGTACAGGCAGGCCGGGGATTCCCCTCTTTACACCGGACTCGATGAGTCCACCCTTTTGGGGCCCTTGATACAGGCAGGTCAGGGGTTCCTTCTTTACACCGGCTCAGTACGCGATGCGATGAGCCCGCCCGTTTCGGGAACCTTGGTACAGGCAGGCCGGGGATTCCCTCTTTTATTGCTCCCGGAGATGGATCTCCAGCCGCCAGCGGCCATCGACCTGGCTGCCGGCCCACTCCCCTTGCAGCGGTCGCGCTGCCACCAGCGTCAGCAACAAGCCCCCATCACTCAATCGCGTCCGCCAGTTCACGTCCTTGCCGTTGAGCTTGAGCTGGCCCTTCTGCGCCTTACCCTCGGCCTCGAACAACAGCGCAACGCTGCCATCGACGATCTCGCCGTGCAGCTTCGGCTCGTTGTTGAACCAGACCGCCAGACCGCCATCGATCACCTCGACCTGCTGCAAGACGCTCGGGTCAGGCGTGGTCAAACGGCCGATCATCATCCCGACCATCACACCGACGATCGCCAGCGACGCCATTACCCGCAGGAATAGTTTCGAACGCGGGTCTGCTTGCGGCGTAGAATGCGCGTCATCTTTACCTTCGGAGCCGTGCATGTTTCACGTCATCCTTTTTCAACCGGAAATTCCACCGAACACCGGTAACGTTATCAGGCTGTGCGCCAACAGCGGCTGCCACCTGCATTTGATCGAACCGCTGGGCTTCGAGATGGACGACAAGCGTCTGCGTCGCGCCGGTCTCGACTACCACGAGTATGCCACTCTGCAACGCCATGCCGACCTGGCCAGTTGCCTGGAAAGCCTCGGCCACCCACGGCTGTTCGCCTTCACCACCAAGGGTTCGCGACCGTTTCACGATGCCGCGTTCGTCCCCGGCGATGCCTTCATTTTCGGCCCGGAAAGTCGTGGCCTGCCGCCTGAAGTGCTGGATGCCCTACCCGCCGAACAGCGCCTGCGCCTGCCGATGCGCGAAGGTTGCCGCAGCCTGAACCTGTCCAACACCGTAGCGGTGGCCGTGTACGAAGCGTGGCGGCAAAACGACTTCAAGTAACGCCATTCGATCGCCCAAGAAAAAAGCGCCTGTAACGGCGCTTTTTTCGTTGTTGCATCGACCGCTTACTGAACGGTCGGGGTCTCGCCGGCTTCCTGCATGCGCTGCAGCTCTTGCGCGTACAGGGCGTCGAAGTTCACCGGGGCCAGCATCAGGGCCGGGAACGAACCACGGGTCACCAGGCTGTCCAGGGTTTCGCGAGCGTACGGGAACAGGATGTTCGGGCAGAACGCACCCAGGGTGTGGCTCATCGAAGCCGCGTCCAGGTTCTTGATCAGGAAGATACCGGCCTGTTGCACTTCAGCGATGAAGGCAACTTCTTCACCGTTTTTCACGGTGACGGACAGGGTCAGCACGACTTCGTAGAAATCGCCTTCCAGCGCCTTCTGACGGGTGTTCAGATCCAGACCGACCGCCGGGTCCCACTGCTGGCGGAAGATCGCCGGGCTTTTCGGGGCTTCGAAGGACAGGTCGCGTACGTAGATGCGCTGCAAGGAGAATTGCGGTGCGGTTTCTTCTTCGCTGGCTGCAGTGTTCTGTTGGTCAGTCATCTCAGATCCTTTCTGATCTTGGGTCTTTTAGGGTTCTTGGTTTGCAGGTGCAGCAGTTCAGGCCTTGAGCAGCGCGTCGAGCTTGCCGGCGCGCTCCAGGGCAAACAAATCGTCACATCCACCGACGTGAGTGTCGCCGATCCAGATCTGCGGCACGGACGTGCGTCCGGCCTTCTGGGCCATGGCGGCGCGCACTTGCGGCTTGCCATCGACCTTGATCTCTTCGAAGTCCACGCCTTTGTTCGCGAGCAGGTACTTGGCGCGCGAGCAGTAAGGGCAGTAATCGCTGGAGTAGACGATGACTTCGCTCATGTCACTTCACCAGCGGCAGGTTGTCGCCTTTCCAGCTGGAAATCCCGCCGGACAGCTTGGCGGCGGTGAAGCCGGATTTCATCAGCTCGCGGGCGTGGGTGCCGGCAGTCTGGCCCAAGGCATCGACCAGAATGATGGTCTTGGCCTTGTGTTTTTCCAGCTCACCGATACGGGCGGCCAGTTTGTCCTGGGGAATGTTCACCGCGCCAACGATGTGACCGGCGGCGTAATCCTTGCTCGGACGGATGTCCACCACCACGCCGGCTTCCTTGTTGACCAGTGCGGTCAGCTCGCCCGTGCTCAGGCTTTTACCGCCGCCCTGCACCGTGTGCGCCAGCAGCAATGCCAGCAGTACGACGAAGATACCGACAAGAATGTAGTGGTTAGTGGCAAATTCAATCAGGTGAGCAACCATCGAAGGAGGTTCCAGGGCGTTAAAATGTCGGCCAGTATACACAGCCACTATGGTCGGCCAAACCCCGTCCGGCGGTGACGCGGTCGGAACTTCGCTTTAAACTCCAACTCCCTTTTCCATCGCCCTCTTCTTTATTAGCCACGAGTGGATTCCATGACTACCACGCCTAAACCTTTGGTCCTGATGATTCTCGACGGCTTCGGTCACAGCGACAGCCCCGAATCCAACGCCGTCTTTGCGGCCAAAAAGCCTGTGCTGGATCGCCTGTGGGCCACTGTGCCGAACGGCTTGATCTCGGGCAGCGGCATGGATGTCGGCCTGCCGGACGGCCAGATGGGCAACTCCGAAGTCGGCCACATGAACCTCGGCGCCGGCCGCGTGGTGTATCAGGACTTCACACGCGTGACCAAGTCGATCCGCGACGGCGAGTTCTTCGAGAACCCGACCATCTGCGCCGCCGTGGACAAAGCCGTGGCCGCCGGCAAGGCTGTGCATTTCATGGGCCTGCTGTCGGATGGCGGCGTTCACAGCCACCAGGATCACCTGATTGCCATGGCCGAACTGGCCTTCAAGCGTGGCGCCGAAAAAATCTACCTGCACGCCTTCCTCGACGGGCGCGACACGCCGCCGAAAAGCGCCGCTTCGTCGATCGAACTGCTCGACGCGAGCTTCCAGGCGCTCGGCAAGGGTCGTATCGCCAGCATCATCGGCCGCTACTTCGCCATGGACCGCGATAACCGCTGGGACCGTGTTTCCCAGGCCTACAACCTGATCGTCGACGGCAAGGGCGAATTCAACGCCGCCACTGCTCAGGAAGGCCTGGAAGCCGCTTACGCCCGTGGCGAGAGCGACGAATTCGTCAAGGCCACCAGCATCGGTGAGCCGGTAAAAGTCGAAGACGGCGACGCCGTGGTGTTCATGAACTTCCGCGCCGACCGTGCCCGCGAACTCAGCCGCGTGTTTGTCGAAGACGGTTTCCAGGAATTCGAACGCGCACGCCAGCCAAAAGTGCAGTACGTGGGCCTGACTCAATACGCCGCCAGCATCCCGGCCCCCGCAGCCTTTGCGCCGGGCAGCCTGGAAAACGTGCTCGGTGACTACCTGGCGAAAAACGGCAAGACCCAGCTGCGCATTGCCGAAACCGAGAAATACGCACACGTAACCTTTTTCTTCTCCGGCGGTCGCGAAGAACCGTTCCCGGGCGAAGAGCGCATTCTGATCCCGTCGCCGAAAGTCGCCACGTATGACCTTCAGCCAGAGATGAGTGCACCAGAAGTCACCGACCGCATCGTCGATGCCATCGAACACCAGCGTTACGACGTGATCGTGGTCAACTACGCCAACGGCGACATGGTCGGCCACAGCGGTGTGTTCGACGCGGCGGTGAAAGCCGTTGAGTGCCTGGACACCTGCGTCGGCCGCATCGTCGAGGCACTGGAAAAGGTGGGCGGCGAAGCGCTGATCACCGCCGACCACGGCAACGTCGAGCAAATGGCCGACGAAGCCACCGGCCAGGCGCACACCGCGCACACCACCGAGCCGGTGCCGTTCATTTATGTGGGCAAGCGTGACCTCAAGGTCCGTGCAGGCGGCGTGCTGGCGGACGTGGCACCGACCATGCTCAAGCTGCTGGGCCTGGAAAAACCGGCGGAAATGACGGGCACTTCGATTCTGGTCTGATATCAAAAGCGCCCTGTAATCAGCCTGAAACGGCTTTTTATGACGAACGCCTCAAAGCAGTTGGCTTTGAGGCGTTTTTTTTGCAGCGTGGGGCGGGCATACTAGGCCGTCCCTTACCCTGGTGCCGCCCGCCTCTATGCTTCGCGTCCTGATCGCCCTCGCTCTGACATGCCTGCTCCAACCGGCCTTCGCTGACGAGCGCGCGCAAACCCAACAACAGTTGGACGCCACGCGTCAGGATATCGCCGAGCTGAAAAAACTGCTGGGCAAGCTCCAGGAAGAAAAGTCCGGCGTACAGAAAGAGCTCAAGGGCACTGAAACCGAGATGGGCAATCTCGAGAAACAGGTCGACGCCCTGCAAAAAGAGCTGAAGAAGAGTGAATCCGAGCTGCAGCGGCTCGATGCGGAGAAAAAAAAACTCCAGAGCGCGCGCACTGAACAGCAACGACTGATCGCCATCCAGGCCCGCGCGGCCTACCAGAACGGTCGGCAGGAATACCTCAAGCTGTTGCTCAACCAACAGAACCCCGAGAAGTTCGCTCGCACCCTCACCTACTACGACTACCTGAGCCAGGCCCGCCTGGAGCAACTGAAGAATTTCAACGAAACCCTGCGCCAACTGGCGAATGTCGAAAAAGACATCTCCGCCCAGCAAGCCCAGTTGCTGGTGCAGAAAAGCGACCTGGATACACAGCGCGACGCACTCGACAAGGTTCGCAAGGAGCGCCAGCAGGTGCTGGCCAAGCTCAACGACGACGTGAAAGCGCGCGATCAGAAACTGGCCTCCCGCGAGCAGGATCAGGCAGACCTGTCTAAAGTCCTTAAAACCATTGAAGAAACCCTGGCCCGCCAGGCCCGTGAGGCAGAAGAAGCGCGACAGAAAGCGCTCATCGCCCAGCAGGAAGCAGAAAAAAAGCGTTTGCGTGAGGCCCAGGCCCGCGCCGATGCGGACTCGGACACCAGTGACGCCCCGCGAAAACAAGCCAGACCTACCCCTGGCGCGCTGGTTTCCAGCAGCGGCGAGACGTTCGGCGGCCCTTTTGCTGCCACCCGGGGAAAACTTCCATGGCCGGTTGATGGTCGACTGCTGGCACGCTTCGGTGAAACCCGTGGCGATGATGCTCGCACCAAGTGGGACGGCGTGATGATCAGCGCCTCCGCCGGCAGCCAGGTTCACGCCGTACACGGCGGGCGCGTGGTGTTTGCCGACTGGTTGCGCGGTGCCGGGCTGCTGGTGATCCTCGACCACGGCAACGGTTTTCTGAGCCTTTACGGTCATAACCAGACGCTGCTGAAGTCGGCTGGTGACGTGGTAAAAGCCGGTGAGTCCATCTCCACTGTCGGTAGCAGTGGCGGGCAGGACACACCAGCGCTGTATTTCGCAATTCGTCAGCAGGGTCACCCGAGTGATCCGGCGCAATGGTGCCGCGCGCAAGGATAGGCGTTGAGTCACCAACTTTAGGAGTTCGTTCGACATGCTGCATTTGTCCCGTCTTACCTCGCTGGCCCTGACGATCGCCCTGGTGATCGGCGCGCCTCTGGCGTTCGCCGCTCAACCGGCCCCGGCTGTCGCTCCGGCAGGCACTGCTGCGACTTCCAAGGCCCCGCTGCCGCTGGAAGAACTGCGCACCTTTGCCGAGGTCATGGACCGGATCAAGGCCGCCTATGTCGAGCCGGTGGACGACAAAACCCTGCTGGAAAACGCCATCAAGGGCATGCTCAGCAACCTCGACCCACACTCGGCCTACCTCGGCCCGGAAGACTTCACCGAGCTGCAGGAAAGCACCAGCGGTGAGTTCGGCGGCCTGGGCATCGAAGTTGGCTCGGAAGACGGATTCATCAAGGTCGTGTCGCCAATCGACGACACCCCTGCATCGAAGGCCGGCATCCAGGCCGGTGACTTCATCGTCAAGATCAACGGCGCACCGACCCGTGGCCAGACCATGACCGAAGCCGTAGACAAGATGCGCGGCAAGATCGGCCAGAAAATCACCCTGACCCTGGTCCGCGACGGTGGCACACCGTTCGACGTGACCCTGGCACGCGCAGTGATCCAGGTGAAGAGCGTCAAGGCGCAACTGCTGGAATCGGGTTACGGCCTGATCCGCATCACCCAGTTCCAGGTCAAGACCGGCGAAGAAGTCTCCAAGGCCTTGGCCAAGCTGCGCAAGGACAACGGCAAGAAGCTCAACGGCATCATCCTCGACCTGCGCAACAACCCGGGCGGCGTGCTGCAGGCAGCGGTGGAAGTGGTCGACCACTTCATCACCAAAGGCCTGATCGTCTACACCAAGGGCCGGATCGCCAACTCCGAGCTGCGTTTCTCCGCCACCGGCAAGGACGAAAGCGAAGCGGTGCCAATGGTTGTGCTGATCAACGGTGGCAGTGCCTCGGCCTCGGAAATCGTCGCCGGCGCCCTGCAAGACCAGAAACGCGCCGTGGTCATGGGCACCACCAGTTTTGGCAAAGGCTCGGTGCAAACCGTGCTGCCGCTGAACAACGACCGTGCGCTGAAGATCACCACCGCACTGTACTTCACTCCGAACGGCCGCTCGATCCAGGCCCAGGGCATCGTCCCGGACATCGAAGTGCGCAAGGCCAAGATCACCAACGAGGCAGACGGCGAATACTTCAAGGAAGCCGACCTGCAGGGTCACCTGGGCAACGGCAACGGCGGCGCGGACAAACCGACCGGCTCCGGCGCGAAACCGAAAGCCATGCCGCAGGATGACGATTACCAGTTGGCCCAGGCTCTGAGCCTGCTCAAAGGCCTGAGCATCACGTCCGGCCGTTGAGGATGTCTTTGCGTTTCGTCTTTGTCCTGCTGTGCTGTCTGGCGGGTGCTGCTCACGCAGAACCTGCCAGACCAACACCTCAAAAAGCCTACCTGACACTGATCATCGACGACCTGGGGCAGAACCTGCCCCGGGATCGCCGCGTACTGGCCCTGCCCGGGCCGGTCACCACCGCGATCATGCCCGACACCCCGCACGCCACCGAATTTGCCCGCGAAGCCCATCGCGCCGGCAAGATCGTGATCCTGCATATGCCGATGGACCCGGCCACCGGGCCGTTCGCCTGGCATCCTGAACTGCCCATCGAGGAGCTTGAGAAACGGCTGAACGCCGCGTTCAAAATGGTCCCCTACACCGCCGGCATCAACAACCACATGGGCAGTCGCATGACGGCGCAACCGGTGGCGATGGCCTGGTTGATGGGTGAGCTGCAGCGCCGCCACAAGTTTTTCGTCGACAGCCGCACCAGTGCCCAGACCGTCGCCGCGCAGCAGGCGCAGAAGATCGATCTGGCGAGCGTTTCCCGGGATGTGTTTCTCGATGACGAGCGCACCGAAGCGGCAATCCTGACCCAATTGCAGACGGCGATAAGTCTGGCCCGCAAACAGGGTTCTGCGGTGATGATCGGCCATCCTTATCCACAGACTCTGGCCGTGCTGGAACGGGAACTGCCGAAGTTGAAAGCTCAAGGCATCGAGTGGATCGATATCAAACAAATGATCAGTGTGCGCAGCAATCGCGCCACGGCCGCTCATGGCAAAGACGGCGTCTACCGGTAAATGCTCTGAAACAACCGCCACACATAGTTACCGCCAGAAGACTTGCCCCAATCGGGATAGTCAGCCTCGCAAGTGCCAGCGACTCCTCGAGTCGCCTTTCAAACTTCAGGACTGACTATGACTACTGACAACAGCCACACCTTGCCTGTCGGGCAAACGGAATCGATAAAATCCGGCAACCTGCTGATCAACTTCACGACAGAATTCCACCGCATCTGGGATAGCCGGGGGTCCGACTCTGCGCCTGGTAGTTTCTGGCGCCTCGCCCCTGACCCCGACGCATTACCAGGTTATTTCCCGCTGGGCGACATCGTGGTTCGCGGGTACGACAATGTAAACGGCAGCAAAATTGTCGCCGTTGTCCGCGAGGGTGATGAAACACCAGCAGGCAAGGCTCTCAGCCGACCGATCGACTATGAAAAAGTCTGGAGAGACTCCAGCTCAGGCGCCGCAGCAGACTGCACCGTCTGGCGCCCGATCCCTCCGTCCGGGTATGTCGCCCTGGGAGTGGTCTGCTCCAATGGCCGAGACAAGCCGCTGCTCAATACTGTCCGATGCGTCCGGTCGGATCTCGTGGTGGCCGCCAACCTCGGCGATCTGATCTGGAGTGACAAGGGCAGTGGTGCCAGACAAAATTTCAGTGCCTGGCATATTGATCCTCCACCCGCACAACCCGGCGAAATATATTTCTCGCCTGGAAGTTTTTTCGCTGTCCAGAGCCACGGAAAGCCTGCTACCCCAGTGTCCTACGTTCTTCGAATGCAGATCCCTCGCCAGGTAAACCCCGCCCCAGAACCGCCGGAGCTTTCAGGTTACGAAGCACCCTCAGCGGTCGAACCGGCCAGAGTCACTCAGGTTGCACGACTGCCGTGGTTCGCCGTCAGAGAAAATCTGCAGCCCACAGAGCAATTGCGCACGTCGCCGTTCTACTGCCTGGAACGCACAGACCAGTACGTCCTGGTCGGACACACCTATAACACGGGCGACCAGTGCCGACCTGCCAAGTGGAAAGCTTTTCCAGTGCAGAACCCCATCATGCAGCAGATATTCAGCTCATTGACATCGATCAGGATCGATACGGCATGGCCGGCCAATGCTGTGAACAATGCCAGGGCAATCGAATTTTCGGCCTGTCTGCAGGAGGACTTCACCCACACTGAGCATTCAACCGGCGGCTGGAATGAATTGCGCCCTCTGGGCGTTATCGCCATGGCGGCGAAGTGCAAGGCGGTAGCGGTCTATCAAATCCAAAGCGACTATATGCTCAAGCGCGCTGACGGCACGAAAGTGGCGGTCAGCATCGGCTACTCGGATGACGAAAGCCTTCACCTTAGCGAATACCCGCAAGAGGTCGACACTCCGGCCATGCTCGCCCCGGCGTCCAGCACGGCCCTGGTAAAGGGCCTCGATCACGACGCAGT
The sequence above is a segment of the Pseudomonas sp. HS6 genome. Coding sequences within it:
- a CDS encoding DUF4124 domain-containing protein is translated as MGRTFVYILLLIALPASAQIYKYTDASGNTVYSDHAPDGVKAQPVALPPLNSVQPQAPSAPSSDTASRAPVRNAYEVLELTSLPTEEALRANNGTFTVSVQIKPRLQPPHQLRLLLDDAPYGQPSNVPILQLVNVDRGEHRLAVQVINGEAIIQQSPAVVFTVQRVHKP
- a CDS encoding DUF4124 domain-containing protein, with amino-acid sequence MTRGLIAVCLALFAFGASAEVFTYVDSQGNRVYTDQPRGNAKRVPLATSNRMASNPTGATPITTAKKSPEQPLFRYDMLRVLVPEPDATIRSSAGELIVSITSEPGLQKGHRYRLLLDGQATGEPGLSPVFPLSNIDRGSHNLSVEILDAQDRIVERTANQPFHMQRISLAQKRQVKPCSTDDYGVRPECPLKDKPVEPKNPFLRFF
- the glnL gene encoding nitrogen regulation protein NR(II) — translated: MTISDALHRLLLDNLTTATILLDAELRLEYMNPAAEMLLAISGQRSHGQFISELFTESTEALNSLRQAVEQAHPFTKREAMLTALTGQTLTVDYAVTPILSNGATLLLLEVHPRDRLLRITKEEAQLSKQETSKMLVRGLAHEIKNPLGGIRGAAQLLARQLPEDSLRDYTNVIIEEADRLRNLVDRMLGSNKLPSLALCNVHEVLERVCQLVEAESQGCITLVRDYDPSIPDVLIDREQMIQAVLNIVRNAMQAISSQNELRLGRISLRTRAMRQFTIGHIRHRLVTKIEIIDNGPGIPAELQETIFFPMVSGRPDGTGLGLAITQNIISQHQGLIECDSHPGHTTFSIFLPLEQGATST
- the ntrC gene encoding nitrogen regulation protein NR(I), translating into MSRSETVWIVDDDRSIRWVLEKALQQEGMTTQSFDSADGVMSRLARQQPDVIISDIRMPGASGLDLLARIREQHPRLPVIIMTAHSDLDSAVASYQGGAFEYLPKPFDVDEAVSLVKRANQHAQEQQGLEVAPTLTRTPEIIGEAPAMQEVFRAIGRLSHSNITVLINGESGTGKELVAHALHRHSPRAASPFIALNMAAIPKDLMESELFGHEKGAFTGAANLRRGRFEQADGGTLFLDEIGDMPADTQTRLLRVLADGEFYRVGGHVPVKVDVRIIAATHQNLETLVHAGKFREDLFHRLNVIRIHIPRLSDRREDIPTLAKHFLSRAAQELAVEPKLLKSETEEYLKNLPWPGNVRQLENTCRWITVMASGREVHISDLPPELLSLPQDSAPVTNWEQALRQWADQALARGQSSLLDSAVPAFERIMIETALKHTAGRRRDAAVLLGWGRNTLTRKIKELGMKVDGGDDDEGDEG
- a CDS encoding tRNA (cytidine(34)-2'-O)-methyltransferase; translation: MFHVILFQPEIPPNTGNVIRLCANSGCHLHLIEPLGFEMDDKRLRRAGLDYHEYATLQRHADLASCLESLGHPRLFAFTTKGSRPFHDAAFVPGDAFIFGPESRGLPPEVLDALPAEQRLRLPMREGCRSLNLSNTVAVAVYEAWRQNDFK
- the secB gene encoding protein-export chaperone SecB, whose amino-acid sequence is MTDQQNTAASEEETAPQFSLQRIYVRDLSFEAPKSPAIFRQQWDPAVGLDLNTRQKALEGDFYEVVLTLSVTVKNGEEVAFIAEVQQAGIFLIKNLDAASMSHTLGAFCPNILFPYARETLDSLVTRGSFPALMLAPVNFDALYAQELQRMQEAGETPTVQ
- the grxC gene encoding glutaredoxin 3; protein product: MSEVIVYSSDYCPYCSRAKYLLANKGVDFEEIKVDGKPQVRAAMAQKAGRTSVPQIWIGDTHVGGCDDLFALERAGKLDALLKA
- a CDS encoding rhodanese-like domain-containing protein — protein: MVAHLIEFATNHYILVGIFVVLLALLLAHTVQGGGKSLSTGELTALVNKEAGVVVDIRPSKDYAAGHIVGAVNIPQDKLAARIGELEKHKAKTIILVDALGQTAGTHARELMKSGFTAAKLSGGISSWKGDNLPLVK